In Ferrimicrobium sp., the DNA window CTGTCGTCCTTTGCCATGTTGGATACTATTTCACCAGCGTACGGGCAGTACGTAAAGCTGAGGTCTATGGCTATGGCGGTGTCGAGTTCTTTTTTCTGCTCTCAGGCTTCGTGCTGACGTGGGTGTGGTTGCACCGACGCCCAGGAGTCCGGCAGTTCTGGTGGCGTCGGGTCGCCAAGCTCTATCCGATCACGCTAGGGTTGATGGTCTTTGCCTACCTAGCCCTCCCTCAATACGAACGGATACCTGGTACCCGAGGGAAGGTGCTTGAACTGACACTTATGCAGGCGTGGTGGCCCAGGGAGCGGGTATATTTTGGTGGCAACGGTGTGAGCTGGTCTCTCTCCTGCGAGATCTTCTTCTACCTTGTCTTCCCCTTCGTGCTTGCCGGTGTCAAACGGCTCCATGCGCGCGGATTTTGGACCCTTGTCGTGGTGACGTTATTCATCTTGGTGGCTGCACCGGTGGTAGCGGTCGGGATGGGGGTGGCAGCGCCGATCCGCTACTGGCTCTTCTTTGTCTTTCCGCCTTACCAGTTTGGATTCTTTTTGATTGGGATGTTGATGGCGCGTGCGATCGGCAGAGGCCTGAGAGTGCCAAGACCCTCACTCGTCTTTGCGGGAGCCTTGGCATGGCTCACGGTGCTGGTAGGTCTGGGTGCCCTCTATTCCCTCGATCACACTCACGGACTGCCGCGTCCCTTGGTTCTTCTCGCCGCATTGCCCGCCTTCGTTGCTCTCCTCGGGGCTGCGGTGAGTAAGGATCTTCGTCACGAGGGTTCGCTGCTGACGAGTCCGAAATTGACCTATCTCGGGATCATTTCCTTTGAGCTCTACCTGGTCCACAAACCGTTATTCTTGCTGCTGCGCCCCATCGGTGTGTGGAAGAATAGCGGTGGACTTGAAGGAGCAGTTGTCTTCCTTGGTTTTCTTGGTGTAGCGCTCTTGATAGCGAGTTTGGTACACCATCTTCTGCAGGTTCCCATCGAGCGTGCTTTGGTTCACTCCCACCACCCCTTACGGTGGTTGCAGCGATGCTTCTGGCAGGCGTGGATGCTGGTATCTGTCTGGATTTTCAGTGTTGCAATCGATAGGCATTGTTGGGATCGAGAAACCAACGAGCACGAATCGCTGCCGTAGTGGTCGATGGCCTCTCGTGTGGATGTTTGCTAGGTTGTATAGCTCAGTGTTG includes these proteins:
- a CDS encoding acyltransferase, whose product is MTTVLAPAGVNQGECSSRPERPQHLPRLSALRIFAAVAVVLCHVGYYFTSVRAVRKAEVYGYGGVEFFFLLSGFVLTWVWLHRRPGVRQFWWRRVAKLYPITLGLMVFAYLALPQYERIPGTRGKVLELTLMQAWWPRERVYFGGNGVSWSLSCEIFFYLVFPFVLAGVKRLHARGFWTLVVVTLFILVAAPVVAVGMGVAAPIRYWLFFVFPPYQFGFFLIGMLMARAIGRGLRVPRPSLVFAGALAWLTVLVGLGALYSLDHTHGLPRPLVLLAALPAFVALLGAAVSKDLRHEGSLLTSPKLTYLGIISFELYLVHKPLFLLLRPIGVWKNSGGLEGAVVFLGFLGVALLIASLVHHLLQVPIERALVHSHHPLRWLQRCFWQAWMLVSVWIFSVAIDRHCWDRETNEHESLP